A stretch of the Macaca thibetana thibetana isolate TM-01 chromosome X, ASM2454274v1, whole genome shotgun sequence genome encodes the following:
- the RAB9A gene encoding ras-related protein Rab-9A: MAGKSSLFKVILLGDGGVGKSSLMNRYVTNKFDTQLFHTIGVEFLNKDLEVDGHFVTMQIWDTAGQERFRSLRTPFYRGSDCCLLTFSVDDSQSFQNLSNWKKEFIYYADVKEPDSFPFVILGNKIDISERQVSTEEAQAWCRDNGDYPYFETSAKDATNVAAAFEEAVRRVLATEDRSDHLIQTDTVNLHRKPKPSSSCC, translated from the coding sequence ATGGCAGGAAAATCatcactttttaaagtaattctcCTTGGAGATGGTGGAGTTGGTAAGAGTTCACTTATGAACAGATATGTAACTAATAAGTTTGATACCCAGCTCTTCCATACAATAGgtgtggaatttttaaataaagatttggAAGTGGATGGACATTTTGTTACCATGCAGATTTGGGACACGGCAGGTCAGGAGCGATTCCGAAGCCTGAGGACGCCATTTTACAGAGGTTCTGACTGCTGCCTGCTTACTTTTAGTGTCGATGATTCACAAAGCTTCCAGAACTTAAGtaactggaagaaagaattcaTATATTATGCAGATGTGAAAGAGCCTGACAGCTTTCCTTTTGTGATTCTGGGTAACAAGATTGACATAAGCGAACGGCAGGTGTCTACAGAAGAAGCCCAAGCTTGGTGCAGGGATAACGGCGACTATCCTTACTTTGAAACGAGTGCAAAAGATGCCACAAATGTGGCAGCAGCCTTTGAGGAAGCCGTTCGAAGAGTTCTTGCTACCGAGGATAGGTCAGATCACTTGATTCAGACAGACACAGTCAATCTTCACCGAAAGCCCAAGCCTAGCTCATCTTGCTGTTGA